Proteins encoded together in one Acanthochromis polyacanthus isolate Apoly-LR-REF ecotype Palm Island chromosome 12, KAUST_Apoly_ChrSc, whole genome shotgun sequence window:
- the col28a1b gene encoding collagen, type XXVIII, alpha 1b, giving the protein MKMLLSRGLGLCFLLLALVHDTTGQRRKTGRRNNYRLHDDGGNGLTCSLEVAFILDSSESAKISLFERQKAFVLSFSTRLAMLQVAGWTLKVRMAALQYSSSVSIEHRFSAWKDLDSFHGRVSTMNYIGHGTYTTYAITNASQLLVQETPMDSVRVAVLMTDGVDHPRNPDVIAAAAEAKGHSIKFFAVGLSDIAQQSQNNAKLRAIASTPAQQFVQSLLDPQLEEKMLKEMGAVAFEGCPQAQVCLCERGERGPPGNPGRKGDPGFRGPTGSKGARGEPGLNGRPGSDGPEGRPGYKGNKGERGDCGTPGEKGDTGPEGPLGPRGPKGEEGAIGPPGDMGPEGPAGAKGDRGPSGAPGPPGDLGIGFPGAKGEKGIQGRPGPTGPVGIGEPGLAGPPGPPGAQGNPGPPGEGFAGPKGDRGYDGPRGNRGLPGVGVKGDKGNRGPPGIPGPLGVSGLGLQGEKGDQGPVGPAGPRGIPGVGIQGPKGNQGLPGEPGLPGERGLGEPGPKGDPGAEGLPGIPGQPGDDGVPGPKGDVGLQGPRGPDGAPGKGVPGEKGDRGDRGSRGQPGAVGPVGPMGSKGEPGNMGPPGLTGPPSRGIPGAKGEPGARGPAGAVGEPGSGLIGPKGDRGPPGPAGPPGLKGEGFPGPPGLPGPPGLMGEIGPEGVGLPGPKGDRGLPGPPGPAGPPGIGLIGSKGSVGQMGPPGPQGLPGEGIQGQKGEPGFQGIPGPRGPPGQGLQGDKGDRGFRGEKGKRGDRGEPGEPGTVGPLGRVGQKGEPGLTRDEIIKIVRSICSCGVTCRQTPLELVFVIDSSESVGPENFNVIKDFVNALIDRASVSQDTTRVGVVLYSHINIVVVSLGQEASRDDIKSAVRSMVYLGEGTFTGSAIQQANNVFKAARAGVRKVAIIITDGQADKRDSVSLESAVTEAQGSNIETFIIGVVNESDPLYEEFKKELNFMASDPDTDHVYLIEDFKTLPALEKKLLSHICEDGNRRLFSSIPSSRLAPGIPEISGNVREPSYRTDTDTPTFTGDFRRVQMVPGAPASQLDRLPVTPHKPKADDRTPPESQRFPFFDREPFRPVTDFLSQLDTNNPTHRTVLTGAMGPAAPTLKAPPEEKKPAPSPPPPPLPPSDTYGAAERCSQILDPGPCRDYVVKWYYDATANACAQFWYGGCLGNGNQFDTEKSCVETCVKV; this is encoded by the exons ATGAAAATGTTGCTGAGCAGAGGACTGGGGCTCTGCTTTCTGCTGCTGGCTCTTGTGCACGACACCACAGGCCAAAGAAGAAAGACAGGACGCAGGAACAACTACAGGCTGCACGATGACGGGGGAAATG GTCTAACATGTTCACTGGAGGTGGCCTTCATCCTGGACAGCTCTGAGAGTGCAAAAATATCCCTATTCGAGAGGCAGAAGGCTTTTGTGTTGAGCTTCAGCACCCGCCTTGCCATGCTGCAGGTAGCCGGCTGGACGCTGAAGGTGCGAATGGCTGCGCTTCAGTACAGCAGCTCCGTGTCCATAGAGCACAGATTCTCAGCTTGGAAAGACCTGGATTCTTTCCATGGTCGAGTCAGCACAATGAACTACATTGGGCACGGCACCTACACCACCTACGCCATCACCAACGCCTCACAGCTGCTGGTGCAGGAGACGCCAATGGACAGCGTCAGGGTTGCTGTGCTGATGACTGACGGAGTGGATCATCCCCGTAACCCTGATGTGatagcagctgctgcagaggcCAAAGGTCACAGCATAAAGTTCTTCGCTGTAGGGTTATCGGACATCGCCCAGCAGAGTCAGAACAATGCCAAACTCCGCGCCATCGCCAGCACACCTGCTCAGCAGTTTGTCCAGAGTCTTCTTGACCCCCAGCTGGAAGAGAAGATGCTCAAAGAGATG GGTGCGGTCGCATTTGAAGGG TGTCCACAAGCccaagtgtgtttgtgtgagagaggagagagaggccCTCCAGGAAATCCA GGTAGAAAAGGAGACCCAGGCTTCAGAGGGCCAACTGGCTCAAAAGGAGCAAGG GGGGAGCCTGGCTTGAATGGTCGACCTGGAAGTGACGGTCCAGAG GGCCGTCCAGGTTATAAGGGCAACAAG GGGGAGAGAGGAGACTGCGGCACTCCTGGAGAAAAGGGTGACACT GGACCTGAGGGACCTCTTGGACCACGAGGACCAAAAGGAGAAGAG GGTGCGATAGGACCACCAGGAGACATGGGACCTGAGGGCCCAGCAGGAGCTAAA GGAGACAGAGGGCCCAGCGGTGCACCTGGACCACCAGGAGACCTTGGTATTGGATTCCCAGGAGCCAAG GGTGAGAAGGGCATTCAGGGAAGACCAGGTCCCACAGGTCCTGTTGGGATAGGAGAACCAGGACTAGCA GGACCACCAGGACCACCTGGAGCACAGGGAAACCCTGGACCTCCTGGAGAGGGGTTTGCAGGACCAAAG GGTGACCGAGGGTATGATGGTCCAAGGGGCAATCGTGGGCTCCCTGGCGTTGGGGTCAAAGGTGACAAG GGCAATCGTGGGCCGCCAGGAATTCCAGGTCCACTTGGGGTTTCTGGTTTAGGACTTCAAGGAGAAAAG GGAGATCAAGGCCCAGTTGGACCTGCAGGACCCAGAGGAATTCCAGGTGTGGGAATTCAAGGACCAAAG GGGAATCAGGGCCTCCCAGGTGAGCCTGGACTGCCAGGTGAGAGAGGTTTGGGAGAACCAGGACCCAAA GGTGACCCTGGGGCTGAGGGGTTGCCAGGTATACCAGGCCAGCCAGGAGACGATGGAGTCCCGGGACCAAAG GGTGACGTTGGGTTACAGGGGCCCAGGGGACCTGATGGGGCTCCTGGTAAAGGTGTCCCTGGAGAGAAG GGAGACAGAGGGGACAGGGGATCCAGGGGGCAGCCAGGTGCAGTCGGTCCTGTGGGGCCAATGGGATCAAAG GGGGAACCAGGAAATATGGGGCCACCAGGCTTAACTGGACCCCCAAGCAGGGGGATACCTGGTGCCAAG ggAGAACCAGGAGCACGAGGCCCGGCTGGAGCTGTGGGGGAGCCAGGGAGTGGTTTAATTGGACCCAAG GGTGACAGAGGGCCACCAGGGCCTGCTGGGCCACCCGGACTCAAAGGTGAAGGTTTCCCCGGACCTCCA GGACTTCCGGGGCCTCCTGGCCTGATGGGAGAGATCGGACCAGAGGGCGTTGGTTTACCTGGACCAAAG GGAGACAGAGGCCTGCCTGGACCTCCTGGACCTGCTGGGCCTCCAGGAATTGGTCTAATTGGTTCCAAG gGTTCAGTTGGCCAAATGGGCCCCCCTGGTCCACAGGGGTTACCTGGAGAGGGAATACAAGGACAAAAG GGGGAGCCTGGATTTCAGGGGATCCCCGGCCCCAGAGGTCCTCCAGGACAAGGCCTGCAGGGAGACAAG GGCGATCGAGGCTTCAGAGGGGAGAAAGGCAAAAGGGGAGACAGAGGGGAACCAGGAGAGCCGGGAACAGTCGGACCTTTG GGCAGGGTGGGACAGAAGGGAGAACCTGGCCTTACA AGGgatgaaatcatcaaaatagtGAGATCCATATGCA GTTGTGGAGTGACGTGCCGCCAAACACCCTTGGAGCTCGTCTTTGTGATCGACAGCTCAGAGAGCGTTGGCCCTGAAAACTTCAACGTGATCAAAGACTTTGTGAACGCCCTGATCGACCGGGCCTCGGTCAGCCAGGACACCACACGGGTCGGCGTGGTCCTCTACAGCCACATCAACATCGTGGTGGTCAGCCTCGGTCAGGAGGCCAGCCGTGATGACATCAAATCCGCTGTCCGCTCCATGGTCTACCTGGGCGAGGGGACGTTCACAGGCAGCGCCATCCAACAGGCCAACAACGTGTTCAAGGCGGCACGGGCAGGTGTGAGGAAGGTGGCCATCATCATCACCGACGGTCAGGCTGACAAGAGAGATTCGGTCAGTCTAGAGAGCGCAGTGACGGAGGCTCAGGGAAGCAACATCGAGACGTTTATCATTGGGGTGGTGAACGAGAGCGACCCCCTGTATGAAGAGTTCAAGAAAGAGCTGAACTTCATGGCCTCTGACCCTGACACCGACCATGTTTACCTGATAGAGGACTTCAAAACACTTCCAG CTCTGGAGAAAAAATTGCTGAGTCACATTTGTGAAGACGGAAACAGACGTTTGTTCAGCTCCATCCCAAGCTCCAGACTCGCTCCGGGAATCCCAGAGATCTCCGGTAACGTTCGAGAACCGTCGTACAGGACGGACACGGACACGCCCACCTTCACTGGAGACTTCAGGAGAGTTCAGATGGTG CCCGGCGCTCCAGCGTCTCAGCTGGACAGGCTACCAGTGACTCCACACAAACCCAAGGCGGACGACAGAACCCCCCCAGAAAGTCAGAGGTTTCCATTCTTTGACAGGGAGCCCTTCAGGCCGGTAACAGATTTCCTCTCACAGCTCGACACCAACAACCCAACACACCGCACGGTGCTGACGGGAGCCATGGGGCCGGCTGCTCCCACTCTGAAGGCCCCACCTGAGGAGAAGAAACCAGCGCCGTCTCCACCGCCTCCTCCACTACCGCCTTCTGATACCTACGGAGCAG CAGAGCGCTGCAGCCAGATCCTGGATCCAGGACCGTGTCGGGACTACGTGGTGAAGTGGTACTATGATGCCACAGCCAACGCCTGCGCTCAGTTCTGGTACGGAGGCTGTTTAGGAAACGGCAACCAGTTTGACACTGAGAAGAGCTGCGTGGAAACCTGCGTGAAGGTCTAA